Proteins found in one Paludisphaera rhizosphaerae genomic segment:
- a CDS encoding sialidase family protein: MTTILTLTLSLVAFQAEPPKAEIIDVRRVWDAANHNAFTDLIRFQDHWFLTFREGQKHVSSDGAIRVLTSDDGEKWTSVARLTSDAGDLRDPKLSITPDGRLMLAGASALNPPSAIKHQSYVWISSDGREWSEPHPVGDPNFWVWRPAWHEGTAYAVGYSSVEPRTTRLYSRKPGEEGQTLVPTLFSEGFPNESALAWLPDETAVCLMRRDGKPNTNQLGLAKPPYTEWTWKDLGVHLGGPALLRLPDGRLLAGGRLHAPKVHTALCWLDTEAGKLTEFLALPSGGDTSYPGLVLHEGTLWVSYYSSHEGKTSIYLARVKLPAKS; encoded by the coding sequence ATGACCACGATCCTCACCCTGACTCTGAGTCTCGTCGCTTTTCAGGCCGAGCCCCCGAAGGCCGAGATCATTGACGTCCGGCGCGTCTGGGACGCGGCGAACCACAATGCGTTCACGGACCTGATCCGCTTCCAGGACCACTGGTTCCTGACCTTCCGCGAAGGTCAGAAGCACGTCTCGTCAGACGGAGCGATCCGTGTGCTGACGTCGGACGACGGCGAGAAATGGACGTCGGTCGCGCGGTTGACGTCCGACGCGGGCGACCTCCGCGACCCCAAGCTCTCGATCACTCCCGACGGCCGATTGATGCTCGCGGGAGCCTCGGCACTCAACCCGCCGAGCGCGATCAAGCATCAGTCGTACGTCTGGATCTCCTCCGACGGGCGCGAGTGGTCGGAGCCGCATCCGGTGGGCGACCCGAACTTCTGGGTCTGGCGGCCGGCCTGGCATGAGGGAACCGCCTATGCCGTCGGCTATTCGTCCGTCGAGCCCCGAACCACCCGGCTCTATTCCCGGAAGCCCGGCGAGGAGGGCCAGACCCTCGTCCCGACGCTCTTCAGCGAGGGCTTCCCCAACGAGTCCGCCCTCGCCTGGCTGCCCGACGAGACGGCCGTCTGCCTGATGCGTCGCGACGGCAAGCCGAACACGAACCAGCTTGGCCTGGCGAAGCCGCCCTACACCGAATGGACCTGGAAGGACCTGGGCGTCCACCTGGGAGGCCCCGCCCTGCTCCGCCTCCCGGACGGTCGACTCCTCGCCGGCGGTCGACTCCACGCCCCCAAGGTTCACACCGCGCTCTGCTGGCTCGACACCGAGGCCGGCAAGCTCACCGAGTTCCTCGCCCTCCCCTCCGGCGGCGACACCAGCTACCCGGGCCTCGTCCTCCACGAAGGGACGCTCTGGGTCAGCTACTACTCGTCCCACGAAGGCAAGACATCCATCTACCTGGCCCGCGTCAAGCTGCCCGCGAAATCGTAA
- a CDS encoding site-2 protease family protein, producing the protein MLVCPSCHRLVHAERLTELAAEAQAAETRADWSTALGFWRDAVDLLPNGTRQRDTIVARIADLGRKADASPTPSPVPAQADPSTSANGWSAGAAAGGLGALAMVALKFKFVLLALVTKGKLLIGGLLKGGSTFWTMLAATGVYWTAFGLPFAIGLVLSIYVHEMGHVAALRRYGVRASAPMFIPGLGAVVRLGQALHDPRQDARVGLAGPIWGLAASVACAGIFYATGQPLYAALARVGAFVNLFNLIPFWQLDGGRAFRSLNRPQRWLAVAALATSWSVTHDGIVLLLIFVAVAATIFDKPAEQSDAGVLGWYAFLVAALSALAFAPYLRVGAVL; encoded by the coding sequence ATGTTGGTTTGCCCCAGCTGCCATCGTCTGGTCCACGCCGAGCGATTGACAGAACTCGCCGCTGAGGCCCAGGCCGCCGAGACCCGCGCCGATTGGTCGACCGCCCTGGGTTTCTGGCGGGACGCAGTGGATCTCCTCCCCAACGGGACTCGCCAGCGCGACACAATCGTGGCCCGGATCGCAGACCTGGGCCGAAAGGCGGACGCCTCGCCGACGCCGTCGCCTGTTCCCGCACAGGCTGACCCATCTACAAGCGCCAACGGATGGTCGGCCGGTGCGGCGGCTGGAGGGCTCGGGGCGCTGGCCATGGTCGCCCTGAAGTTTAAGTTCGTGCTGCTCGCCTTGGTCACGAAGGGGAAGCTCCTGATCGGCGGGCTACTCAAGGGTGGCTCGACATTCTGGACGATGCTCGCCGCGACCGGCGTCTACTGGACGGCTTTCGGGCTGCCATTCGCGATCGGGCTGGTCCTGTCGATCTACGTCCACGAGATGGGGCACGTGGCCGCGCTTCGGCGATACGGCGTGAGAGCCAGCGCTCCGATGTTCATCCCCGGCCTGGGCGCCGTCGTCCGACTGGGGCAGGCTCTCCACGACCCGAGACAGGATGCGCGCGTGGGCTTGGCGGGACCGATCTGGGGGCTTGCCGCCTCGGTCGCTTGCGCCGGGATCTTCTACGCCACTGGTCAGCCGCTGTATGCAGCACTGGCGAGGGTCGGCGCGTTCGTCAATCTGTTCAACCTCATACCATTCTGGCAACTCGACGGAGGCCGCGCGTTTCGCTCGCTGAATCGCCCCCAGCGTTGGTTGGCGGTCGCCGCGTTGGCGACCTCGTGGTCTGTCACCCACGATGGAATCGTCCTTCTGCTCATCTTCGTGGCCGTTGCCGCAACCATCTTCGATAAGCCTGCCGAGCAATCCGACGCCGGCGTACTTGGGTGGTACGCCTTTCTGGTCGCCGCCCTCTCCGCCCTGGCATTCGCCCCTTACTTGAGGGTCGGAGCAGTCCTCTAA
- a CDS encoding LIM domain-containing protein: protein MSTASPSSDANDPLQFDQAEFTKEAPAGVVCATCKSLIVDRYYEVNGHIVCESCRGRIEQTWTGGSKVGRVVKASILGFLAAIVGAIGYYAITKMTGYNLGLVSVVVGVMIGMAVKAGSGGRGGLGYQLLAVGLTYTSIAIMLIPMVLEGLQERREAEEKQQTEQIQKVLDDAIAKHEAESKDAPKSDEAPGTTDAPKVEEPKTAEAPKAENLTEKPVAEAAPPAAEGPTEVIVEEDEEDDAPSAPRLVMIAMLLGLAFSLPVIVGSSAPISGLIYGFALWEAWKINRPTALAMFNGPYKVERPAAVAPEVVIEDNPHRDDGHGA, encoded by the coding sequence ATGTCCACCGCCTCCCCCTCCTCTGACGCGAACGACCCCCTTCAGTTCGACCAGGCCGAATTCACCAAGGAAGCTCCCGCCGGCGTCGTTTGCGCGACCTGCAAATCGCTGATCGTCGACAGGTACTACGAGGTGAATGGACATATCGTATGCGAGTCGTGCCGGGGCCGGATCGAGCAGACTTGGACCGGCGGCTCGAAGGTCGGCCGGGTGGTCAAGGCGTCGATCCTCGGTTTCCTGGCTGCGATCGTCGGGGCGATCGGCTATTACGCGATCACGAAAATGACCGGGTACAACCTCGGCCTGGTTTCGGTGGTCGTCGGCGTCATGATCGGCATGGCCGTTAAGGCGGGATCGGGAGGCCGCGGAGGCCTGGGATATCAACTGCTTGCGGTGGGCCTCACATACACTTCGATCGCCATCATGCTCATCCCGATGGTCCTCGAAGGTTTGCAGGAACGTCGGGAGGCCGAAGAGAAGCAACAGACTGAGCAAATCCAGAAGGTGCTCGACGACGCTATCGCGAAGCACGAGGCCGAATCCAAGGACGCGCCGAAGAGCGACGAAGCCCCGGGCACGACAGACGCCCCCAAGGTCGAGGAACCGAAAACGGCCGAGGCGCCCAAGGCGGAGAATCTGACCGAAAAGCCCGTCGCCGAGGCCGCCCCACCGGCCGCGGAAGGCCCGACCGAGGTGATCGTTGAGGAGGATGAGGAGGACGACGCTCCCTCGGCGCCGAGGCTGGTCATGATCGCCATGCTGCTGGGGCTGGCGTTCTCCTTGCCGGTTATCGTAGGGTCTTCCGCCCCGATCTCGGGTTTGATCTACGGATTCGCACTCTGGGAAGCCTGGAAGATCAACCGGCCCACGGCGTTGGCGATGTTCAACGGCCCGTACAAGGTCGAGCGCCCCGCCGCGGTCGCCCCCGAGGTCGTGATCGAAGACAACCCCCATCGGGATGATGGCCATGGAGCCTGA
- a CDS encoding HAD-IIA family hydrolase: protein MNRAFRGRPPAPSGLGYLIDMDGVIYRGGRLIPGADQFIAKLLEAGTPFRFLTNNSQRTRRDVATRLQRMGIPVRDEHVYTCAMATARYLARQRPGGTAYVIGEGGLLNALHENGYAVVDKDPDYVVVGEGRTISFEMVEAAVRMILKGAKLIATNPDPNCPTEQGLRPGCGAIVAMIESASGVKAFSPGKPSPLMLRGARKELGLTTDQTVVIGDTMETDILGGVQLGFKTVLVLSGGTNREDLSDYAYLPDKIVDSIADLDPTQLACEFGAAAADTPSDPLPASLPRHDRRHSSHRREVVLTSEVL from the coding sequence ATGAACCGCGCCTTTCGAGGACGTCCGCCGGCCCCATCGGGGTTGGGTTACCTGATCGACATGGACGGCGTGATCTATCGCGGCGGCCGACTGATCCCCGGCGCGGATCAGTTCATCGCCAAGCTGTTGGAGGCCGGGACGCCTTTCCGGTTCTTGACCAACAACAGCCAGCGAACGCGCCGCGACGTGGCCACGAGGCTCCAGCGGATGGGGATCCCTGTTCGCGACGAGCACGTCTACACCTGTGCGATGGCCACGGCCCGATACCTGGCCCGCCAGCGTCCGGGAGGGACGGCCTACGTCATCGGCGAAGGCGGCCTGCTGAATGCTCTGCATGAAAACGGCTACGCCGTGGTGGACAAGGATCCGGACTACGTCGTCGTCGGCGAAGGCCGCACCATCAGTTTTGAGATGGTGGAGGCCGCCGTCCGGATGATCCTCAAGGGGGCGAAACTGATCGCCACCAATCCCGACCCGAACTGCCCCACCGAGCAGGGACTTCGACCCGGCTGCGGTGCAATCGTGGCGATGATCGAGTCGGCCAGCGGCGTGAAGGCGTTCAGCCCTGGCAAGCCCAGCCCGCTGATGCTCCGAGGCGCCCGCAAGGAGCTTGGGCTGACCACCGACCAGACGGTCGTCATCGGCGACACGATGGAGACCGACATCCTCGGCGGCGTCCAGCTTGGCTTCAAGACCGTGCTCGTCCTCAGCGGGGGCACGAACCGCGAGGACCTGAGCGACTACGCCTACCTCCCCGACAAGATCGTCGACTCGATCGCCGACCTCGACCCGACGCAGCTCGCCTGCGAATTCGGGGCGGCAGCCGCCGACACCCCGTCCGATCCTCTCCCTGCTTCTCTCCCACGTCACGACCGGCGGCACTCCTCCCACCGCCGCGAGGTGGTCCTCACCTCGGAAGTCCTCTGA
- a CDS encoding GntR family transcriptional regulator translates to MTLEPKHERVSRELTAEIAAGKFGPSGRLPSEAQLVGRFGVSRPTIARAMRDLQDQGLVERRVGAGSFVRPQAVTATAGHQLGFLVPGLGTTEIFEAIGGELAGLARGRGYGLIWGAGRRSSSEDLGFRDADELCDQFVRSRAAGVFFAPFENASEGASANRDLVEKLRREGVAVVLIDRDLVPFPMREGLDLVGLDNFAAGFMAADHLLKLGCRSLAFARRRFSAPTVDARIAGAREAMLSRGLSTPVDFVREGEFDDPEQVRDSFLRDPLDAIICANDRMAAVLMRSLQRCGRRVPQDVRLVGFDDVRYATLLSVPLTTIHQPCREIAAVAFRTMLDRIADPQLPARTIRLTPRLVVRESCGAYLPRSG, encoded by the coding sequence ATGACGCTCGAACCAAAACACGAACGTGTCTCGCGAGAGCTGACGGCGGAGATCGCCGCGGGGAAGTTCGGGCCGTCCGGCCGATTACCCAGCGAGGCGCAACTTGTGGGACGGTTTGGCGTCTCGCGGCCGACCATCGCGCGGGCGATGCGAGACCTGCAGGATCAGGGTTTGGTGGAGCGCCGAGTTGGGGCGGGGAGTTTCGTCCGGCCTCAGGCTGTGACCGCGACGGCCGGCCATCAGCTTGGCTTCCTCGTCCCCGGATTGGGTACGACTGAGATCTTCGAGGCGATCGGCGGCGAACTGGCGGGGCTGGCCCGAGGTCGAGGCTATGGCCTGATCTGGGGGGCGGGGCGGCGGTCGTCGAGCGAGGATCTGGGCTTCCGCGACGCCGACGAGCTATGCGATCAGTTCGTTCGCAGCCGGGCCGCGGGCGTCTTCTTCGCCCCATTCGAGAACGCGTCGGAGGGCGCATCGGCCAATCGCGACCTTGTCGAGAAGCTGCGGCGGGAAGGGGTGGCGGTTGTCTTGATCGACCGCGATCTTGTCCCATTCCCCATGCGCGAGGGGTTGGACCTGGTGGGGTTGGACAACTTCGCCGCCGGCTTCATGGCGGCCGATCATCTACTGAAGCTGGGCTGTCGCTCGCTGGCCTTCGCTCGTCGACGGTTTTCCGCTCCGACTGTCGACGCCCGGATCGCCGGGGCCCGCGAGGCGATGCTGTCGCGAGGCCTCTCCACACCCGTCGACTTCGTTCGCGAGGGTGAGTTCGACGACCCGGAACAGGTCCGTGACTCGTTCCTCCGCGACCCTCTCGACGCGATCATTTGCGCCAATGATCGGATGGCGGCCGTTTTGATGCGATCGCTCCAACGCTGCGGCCGGCGCGTTCCCCAGGACGTCCGACTCGTCGGCTTCGACGACGTCCGTTATGCGACGCTGCTGTCCGTCCCCCTGACCACGATTCATCAGCCCTGTCGCGAAATCGCGGCCGTCGCTTTCCGCACGATGCTCGACCGAATCGCCGACCCTCAACTTCCTGCTCGCACGATCCGACTCACTCCGCGACTGGTCGTTCGCGAGTCGTGCGGGGCCTACCTGCCAAGGTCCGGCTGA
- a CDS encoding DUF4058 family protein — translation MPSPFPGMNPWLEHPLVWHGFHHLYLSRLCRQIASQISPRYVVDVDDNVYINNEDEERVGWFRPDLGVRRTDEQRPACGTAVAQIEAPVYLELPRENEERLPYLRITDADGQYLVTVVELLSPTNKRPGDNRTSYLNKRRTILAADVNLVEIDFLRAHPPMPTSARPPCAYSVLVVRAERQSRAGFWPIGLRDPLPIIPIPLKSEDVPARVDLRAALDEAYEDAAYQYRLYKRDPEPPLSPEDDVWARGLLPTTS, via the coding sequence ATGCCCTCGCCGTTCCCGGGGATGAATCCGTGGCTTGAGCACCCGCTCGTCTGGCACGGGTTCCATCATCTTTATCTGTCGCGTCTCTGCCGTCAGATTGCGAGTCAGATCTCTCCCCGGTACGTCGTCGATGTCGATGACAACGTCTACATCAACAACGAAGACGAGGAACGCGTGGGCTGGTTCCGCCCCGACCTTGGCGTGAGGCGAACGGACGAGCAGCGCCCGGCTTGCGGCACGGCCGTCGCCCAGATCGAGGCTCCCGTTTACCTGGAGCTTCCTCGGGAGAATGAGGAACGGCTCCCTTATCTCCGGATCACGGATGCCGACGGTCAGTATCTCGTGACCGTCGTCGAACTCTTGAGCCCTACGAACAAGCGGCCGGGCGACAACCGGACGAGCTATCTCAACAAGCGACGAACGATCCTGGCGGCCGACGTCAACCTCGTCGAGATCGACTTCTTGCGGGCACATCCGCCGATGCCGACGAGCGCCCGCCCCCCTTGCGCCTATTCGGTCCTCGTGGTTCGCGCCGAGCGACAGAGTCGGGCTGGGTTCTGGCCGATCGGCCTACGCGATCCGCTGCCGATCATCCCGATCCCACTGAAGTCCGAAGACGTCCCGGCCCGCGTTGATCTCCGGGCGGCTCTCGATGAAGCCTACGAGGACGCAGCCTATCAGTATCGCCTCTACAAGCGCGACCCCGAACCGCCGCTCTCGCCCGAGGACGACGTCTGGGCTCGCGGGCTCTTGCCAACGACCAGTTGA
- a CDS encoding diadenylate cyclase, with translation MMDHAVRRAVRFDPASIATMTMAEYTLQARSDRHLGPVSKVVGLYQSVMRRTLEHFFPDSILEIQGDRTIIDGDVVMQEAPYRLIDDPDRLAIDIEWRGTRLTFQPGSPVPLFPAERRMIDVIVRALDFRFRALFDHEVADRVERFSYLTEDLIIADFLSTVGPFRIPAALEALRVAALSTYENKRVTTGALLLGTPHDPTTPGRENMQGAPQFNARLTAIKGFHRLCDGTRTVFVVDPQGELVRIADIAEWAERTQLQRPLAHLCPRPYQSHARATITGGHVCLVLTPQQEIKVFAEGELAFSFSDGRWRLLDIPNKFAVWREAVKRSSDGDLARRLFQAALNLSEARVGALLVVARDPEKSVPQLIAPVDRMAEEIAFDDPQDPENLSPRLAKRALHHAVRGMTVGQLEPTVLESIASLDGAVVADPDGNLLTFGAILRINPEVLDMGRSVQGARTLAALAASQFGPVLKVSEDGYVSMFLKGRRVWEF, from the coding sequence ATGATGGATCATGCAGTCAGGCGGGCGGTCCGGTTCGACCCGGCCTCGATCGCGACGATGACGATGGCGGAGTACACCTTGCAGGCTCGATCCGACCGGCATCTCGGACCCGTCTCCAAGGTCGTCGGACTCTACCAATCGGTGATGCGGCGCACCCTGGAGCACTTCTTCCCGGACTCCATCCTGGAGATCCAGGGGGACCGTACGATCATCGACGGCGACGTCGTCATGCAGGAAGCCCCCTACCGCCTCATCGACGACCCGGACCGACTCGCCATCGATATCGAATGGCGCGGGACCCGACTGACCTTCCAGCCCGGAAGCCCCGTCCCGCTCTTCCCGGCCGAGCGTCGGATGATCGACGTCATCGTGCGGGCTCTCGACTTCCGCTTCCGCGCCCTCTTCGATCACGAGGTCGCCGACCGCGTCGAGCGGTTCAGTTACCTGACCGAAGACCTGATCATCGCCGACTTCCTGTCGACGGTCGGTCCCTTTCGGATCCCGGCGGCGCTCGAAGCCCTGCGGGTCGCCGCGTTGTCCACCTATGAGAACAAACGAGTCACCACCGGGGCCCTGCTCCTGGGGACGCCTCACGATCCGACGACGCCCGGTCGGGAGAACATGCAGGGCGCTCCGCAGTTCAACGCCCGTCTGACGGCCATCAAGGGGTTCCACCGCCTTTGCGATGGAACCCGAACGGTCTTCGTGGTCGACCCTCAAGGGGAGTTGGTCCGAATCGCCGACATCGCCGAGTGGGCTGAACGGACGCAGCTCCAGCGTCCGCTCGCGCATCTCTGCCCCCGGCCTTACCAGAGCCACGCCCGAGCGACGATCACCGGCGGCCACGTCTGCCTGGTTCTCACACCTCAGCAAGAGATCAAGGTCTTCGCCGAGGGGGAATTGGCCTTCAGCTTCAGTGACGGCCGCTGGCGCCTGCTGGACATCCCCAACAAGTTCGCCGTCTGGCGCGAGGCCGTGAAACGATCGAGCGACGGCGACCTCGCCCGCCGTCTCTTCCAGGCGGCGCTGAATCTCAGCGAGGCCCGCGTCGGAGCCTTGCTGGTGGTCGCCCGAGACCCCGAGAAGTCCGTCCCCCAGCTCATCGCCCCGGTCGACAGGATGGCTGAGGAGATCGCCTTCGACGACCCTCAGGACCCGGAGAACCTCTCGCCGCGCCTGGCGAAGAGGGCACTACACCACGCGGTCCGCGGGATGACCGTCGGCCAGTTGGAACCGACCGTGCTGGAATCGATCGCCAGCCTCGACGGCGCTGTCGTCGCCGACCCCGACGGCAACCTGCTGACCTTCGGCGCGATCCTCCGGATCAACCCCGAAGTCCTCGACATGGGCCGTTCCGTTCAGGGCGCCCGGACTCTCGCCGCGCTGGCGGCCTCGCAATTCGGCCCCGTGCTGAAAGTGAGCGAGGACGGTTACGTGTCGATGTTCCTCAAGGGTCGCCGCGTCTGGGAATTCTGA
- a CDS encoding protein-tyrosine phosphatase family protein, with product MTNRRKWLRGGLAIGLTGLAGHQLWRHGHDYVFAEQFAEVVPGKIYRGAWQKEWPMRRIARDYKIKSILALAHPYDSAIAVKERALAKELGINWIHKPIIDQRNEAVPKTIFDILDEAASVLNDPANYPIFFHCHHGLNRVSMAQIAYRTKYCGWTLDRATDEVASSFGLVKVNHGPDYRTMIQYYDKNVLPYRENTQAIAAKDAPATR from the coding sequence ATGACCAATCGTCGTAAGTGGCTGCGTGGCGGGCTGGCGATCGGATTGACCGGCCTGGCCGGCCACCAGCTCTGGCGTCACGGCCACGATTACGTCTTCGCCGAGCAGTTCGCGGAGGTCGTCCCCGGCAAGATCTACCGCGGCGCCTGGCAGAAGGAATGGCCCATGCGGCGGATCGCCCGCGACTACAAGATCAAGTCGATCCTCGCGCTCGCCCACCCATATGACAGCGCCATCGCCGTCAAGGAACGGGCCCTCGCCAAGGAACTGGGGATCAACTGGATCCACAAGCCGATCATCGACCAGCGCAACGAGGCGGTGCCGAAGACGATCTTCGACATCCTCGACGAGGCCGCTTCGGTCCTGAACGACCCGGCCAACTACCCGATCTTCTTCCACTGCCACCACGGGCTGAACCGGGTCTCGATGGCCCAGATCGCCTACCGGACCAAATACTGCGGGTGGACGCTGGACCGGGCGACTGACGAGGTGGCGTCGAGCTTCGGGCTGGTGAAGGTCAACCACGGGCCCGACTATCGGACGATGATCCAGTACTACGACAAGAACGTCCTTCCGTACCGCGAGAACACGCAGGCCATCGCCGCCAAGGACGCCCCCGCGACCCGCTAA
- a CDS encoding N-acetyltransferase yields the protein MNIRTARVGDVPAIYELIRKFADRKVMIRRSMGELYESIREFLVAVDEEGRVVGCVALHVFWEDLAELKCLAVAEEAQGMGVGRKLVDACWEQASDLEINSVFALTYAVGFFERCGYAQIDKAELPHKIWNECVRCPLFPNCTEVALIRSHEPIVKTAEPANGLVLAPV from the coding sequence TTGAACATCCGCACCGCACGCGTCGGCGACGTTCCCGCCATCTATGAGCTGATTCGCAAGTTCGCGGACCGCAAGGTCATGATCCGCAGGTCCATGGGCGAACTGTACGAGTCGATTCGAGAATTCCTCGTCGCGGTGGACGAGGAAGGGAGAGTTGTGGGCTGTGTGGCGTTGCATGTGTTCTGGGAGGACCTTGCCGAGTTGAAGTGTCTGGCCGTCGCCGAGGAAGCTCAGGGCATGGGGGTCGGCCGCAAGCTGGTCGACGCCTGCTGGGAGCAAGCGAGCGACCTGGAGATCAACTCGGTCTTTGCGCTGACCTACGCCGTCGGGTTTTTCGAGCGTTGCGGCTACGCCCAGATCGATAAGGCGGAACTGCCGCACAAGATCTGGAACGAGTGCGTCCGCTGCCCGCTCTTCCCGAACTGCACGGAAGTCGCCCTGATCCGCTCGCATGAGCCGATCGTGAAGACCGCCGAGCCCGCCAACGGCCTGGTGCTCGCGCCCGTCTGA
- a CDS encoding ArnT family glycosyltransferase, producing the protein MFIASLLVGAATLVLMLATEPRLAIAWDESYSLGREARLRLWFQALRDPTAFAASWKPPVEELVQQEGAPPPPASRVDSRWKLLTDPDVLAWFWPFAREEPHGHPPFYALLGLIGDVLTPGRSDLARGRLGPILLFSFCAGALFHFVGRRWGWWAAAASAGAWVLHPQMFGYGHYATYDGPLTCVWLLAVMAFAKAVEQEPAAGGRRAELLWAVVLGAVLGCAMANKLTGWFLPLPFLVWAVIYRSGQAFRTLAFGVCIGLAVAYLLQPPWWSEPIAGPLRFFRSNLTRDQTIRIEVQFLGTIYQTPKESLPWFNTIVLTAFTTPVGFLLLALAGAWRAVARWKVEPILLLFLGHWLFLLALRAMPHVPGHDGVRLFLPAFGMLALLAGPGAEQIRAWFGRFSRWIVGASLLEGALSVAVMLPVPLSYYSPLVGGLPGASKLGMEPTYYWDALDADALAWLREKTDQGRTIRFSTFPTSWLYLRRTGDLPQKLAPIDPGQPQWYVFQNRPGAMHPWDRILISRTQPAYVVTKLGVPLVWVYPYEAVEQAMREVGR; encoded by the coding sequence TTGTTCATCGCCTCGCTGCTCGTCGGCGCGGCGACGCTCGTCCTGATGCTGGCGACCGAGCCTCGGTTGGCGATCGCCTGGGATGAGAGTTACAGCCTTGGCCGCGAGGCTCGATTACGGCTCTGGTTCCAGGCTCTCCGCGATCCGACCGCATTCGCGGCGAGTTGGAAGCCGCCGGTCGAGGAGTTGGTCCAGCAGGAGGGGGCTCCACCCCCGCCGGCTTCGAGGGTCGACTCTCGGTGGAAACTGCTCACCGACCCGGACGTCCTCGCCTGGTTCTGGCCGTTCGCCCGCGAGGAACCCCACGGCCATCCCCCGTTCTACGCCTTGCTGGGGCTGATCGGCGACGTGCTGACGCCTGGCCGATCCGACCTCGCGCGGGGACGCCTGGGGCCGATTCTCCTGTTCAGCTTCTGTGCGGGGGCCTTGTTCCACTTCGTCGGTCGACGCTGGGGATGGTGGGCGGCGGCGGCTTCGGCCGGAGCGTGGGTTTTGCACCCCCAGATGTTCGGCTACGGCCACTACGCCACGTATGACGGTCCTCTCACGTGCGTCTGGCTGTTGGCCGTCATGGCTTTCGCCAAGGCCGTCGAACAGGAACCAGCGGCAGGTGGGAGGCGAGCCGAATTGCTCTGGGCCGTCGTCCTCGGGGCGGTGCTCGGTTGTGCGATGGCGAACAAGCTGACGGGCTGGTTCCTCCCCTTGCCGTTTCTCGTCTGGGCGGTGATCTATCGGAGCGGGCAGGCGTTTCGCACGCTTGCGTTCGGAGTGTGCATCGGTCTGGCCGTCGCCTATCTGCTTCAGCCGCCATGGTGGTCCGAGCCGATCGCTGGGCCGCTGCGGTTCTTCCGATCGAACCTGACTCGGGACCAGACGATTCGGATCGAGGTCCAGTTCCTGGGGACCATTTACCAGACGCCGAAAGAATCGCTCCCCTGGTTCAACACGATCGTACTGACGGCGTTCACCACGCCCGTCGGCTTTCTTCTGCTAGCCCTGGCGGGGGCGTGGCGGGCGGTCGCGAGGTGGAAGGTCGAGCCGATTCTTCTGCTCTTTCTTGGACACTGGCTCTTTCTGCTCGCCCTCCGAGCGATGCCTCACGTGCCGGGCCACGACGGAGTCCGGCTGTTTCTGCCGGCCTTCGGAATGCTCGCGCTGCTGGCAGGGCCTGGGGCGGAGCAAATCCGGGCGTGGTTCGGGCGGTTTTCGCGCTGGATCGTCGGGGCGAGCTTGCTGGAAGGGGCTTTGAGCGTCGCTGTCATGCTGCCTGTTCCGCTCTCGTACTACAGCCCGCTCGTCGGCGGTCTACCGGGGGCCTCGAAGCTGGGCATGGAGCCCACATACTACTGGGACGCCCTCGACGCCGACGCCCTCGCCTGGCTCCGGGAGAAGACCGACCAGGGGCGGACGATCCGGTTTTCCACATTCCCCACTTCCTGGTTGTACCTCCGGCGCACAGGCGACTTGCCGCAGAAGCTCGCCCCGATCGATCCGGGACAGCCGCAGTGGTACGTCTTTCAGAACCGGCCCGGGGCGATGCACCCCTGGGATCGCATCTTGATCTCCAGAACCCAGCCAGCCTACGTCGTGACCAAGCTCGGGGTGCCGCTCGTTTGGGTCTATCCCTATGAGGCCGTCGAGCAAGCGATGCGCGAGGTCGGCCGGTGA